The following are from one region of the Nymphaea colorata isolate Beijing-Zhang1983 chromosome 7, ASM883128v2, whole genome shotgun sequence genome:
- the LOC116258140 gene encoding uncharacterized protein LOC116258140 — MGAAEEGGESSLRRSRSLLASLRERTAVIRPFRAKWASVNRILDQLPSQLDDLADFPRSGENPLCAQLLRSLADALAETLSLACACDGDSTGSGVGKLRMQSDIDAAAMKLGRLLRDCELLLGSGVLREEQDTGEHPARSRREALRHDARTLIARLQIGDPAARVAALDSLLALVGDEDKNVLVAVAQGAVPVLARLLDSATGSSELREGAVSAIARISQVEGCRHALVVEGVLGNLIRIVESAGGVARERACVALETLTAASPENARAVGTRPGVAALVEICQIGTPSAQALAAGVLRNVAGVRRGLAEDDDRLVPALVTLVNSGTLAARENAAECLVNLAMDDEAVRLDVVREGGVQFLRSFWDGASTARSQEIAVRILRSFADHIPLAASGFGPRLADALNSSAASVRAEAAETIAQWASPAGPSDDYSAAKVFGEANCVAPLVRMLEGKVLKEREAAVKALAALVGFAPNRRILKKEEKGVTGVVQILDPSIKDLDKKWAIAVLTSLSKSGKCRKQMVDAGAIVYLQKLAAAEVTGARKLLECLNRGKLWNVFVRT, encoded by the coding sequence ATGGGAGCCGCGGAGGAAGGAGGGGAGAGCAGCCTCCGGCGGTCGAGGTCACTCCTGGCGTCCCTCCGGGAGCGGACGGCTGTCATACGGCCGTTCAGAGCCAAGTGGGCCTCCGTTAACCGGATCCTCGACCAGCTCCCGTCCCAGCTGGATGACCTCGCTGACTTCCCCCGTTCTGGCGAGAATCCGCTGTGCGCGCAGCTTCTCCGCTCCCTCGCCGACGCTTTGGCGGAGACGCTATCCCTAGCTTGTGCCTGTGATGGGGACTCCACGGGTTCTGGCGTAGGGAAGCTGCGGATGCAGAGCGATATCGATGCTGCGGCGATGAAGCTCGGCCGGCTCCTCCGCGACTGCGAGCTCCTGCTGGGGAGTGGCGTCCTCCGGGAGGAGCAGGACACCGGTGAGCATCCCGCGAGGTCTCGCAGAGAGGCCTTACGGCACGATGCGCGGACGCTGATCGCCCGGTTGCAGATTGGCGACCCGGCGGCCAGGGTGGCGGCGCTCGATTCGCTCCTAGCACTGGTCGGCGACGAGGACAAGAACGTCCTGGTCGCCGTCGCTCAGGGGGCCGTTCCCGTGCTCGCACGGCTGCTTGACTCGGCCACTGGCTCGTCGGAGCTACGAGAAGGGGCCGTCTCCGCAATCGCGAGGATCTCGCAGGTGGAGGGATGCAGGCACGCGCTTGTGGTCGAGGGTGTCCTGGGGAACCTCATTCGGATCGTTGAGTCCGCCGGCGGGGTGGCCCGCGAGCGAGCGTGCGTCGCTCTCGAGACGCTGACTGCTGCGTCGCCGGAAAACGCCAGAGCCGTCGGGACGAGACCCGGAGTAGCGGCGCTAGTGGAAATCTGCCAAATAGGGACGCCGAGCGCGCAGGCGCTCGCAGCCGGGGTACTCCGAAACGTCGCCGGCGTACGAAGGGGGCTCGCCGAGGACGATGATCGCCTCGTACCGGCGCTTGTGACTCTCGTGAATTCCGGCACGCTCGCGGCGCGGGAGAACGCGGCGGAGTGCCTCGTGAACCTGGCAATGGACGACGAGGCGGTGAGGCTCGACGTGGTCCGGGAGGGCGGGGTACAGTTCCTCCGTAGCTTCTGGGACGGCGCTTCCACCGCTCGATCACAGGAGATTGCGGTCAGGATCCTCCGGAGCTTCGCAGACCACATCCCCCTCGCCGCTTCCGGCTTCGGCCCCCGCCTCGCTGACGCTCTCAACTCTTCGGCTGCCTCTGTTCGGGCAGAGGCCGCAGAAACTATAGCTCAATGGGCGTCGCCGGCAGGTCCATCCGACGATTACTCGGCCGCAAAGGTGTTTGGCGAGGCGAATTGCGTAGCTCCCCTGGTCCGGATGCTCGAGGGGAAGGTCTTAAAGGAGAGGGAGGCTGCCGTCAAGGCGCTTGCGGCGTTGGTTGGGTTCGCCCCAAACCGCCGGATTCtcaagaaggaggagaagggggtCACTGGAGTCGTGCAGATTCTGGACCCTTCCATCAAGGACTTAGATAAAAAATGGGCAATCGCTGTGCTGACGTCGTTGTCTAAGTCGGGCAAATGCCGGAAGCAGATGGTGGATGCCGGTGCCATCGTCTACCTGCAGAAGCTCGCCGCCGCGGAGGTTACTGGAGCTAGGAAGCTTCTCGAGTGCTTGAATAGAGGGAAGCTGTGGAACGTGTTCGTGAGAACGTGA